In Candidatus Zixiibacteriota bacterium, the genomic window AGAGCATGAATCATCCGGATGAAATACATCATGGTATCAAGCCTGGTAATACCAATCCAGTACTGCAGTTTCATCAGAATAAAAAGAAACAGCACATAGAGGGGGGAGCGGCCTATATTATCGGGCGCCACCCGTTCCCAGCGAAGGGTTCCGTCTTCATTAAGCAAACCCCTCTGAATCCCGTCATAGGCAATCTGCACCGTTTCAAAATGGTCATCGGACGCCATATATCCTCGGGAGAATATGACAGCCGGAAGACGTAGTATAAGGGCGACCAGCAGACAGAGTAGCAGCGGATTGTAACGGGAGAGCCGGTCTAACATAAGACGTTATCTCCTGACTACCAGCATGACGCCGAATAGAACCAGTATCGCGCCCAGAGCCGCGCTGAGCGTGAACCTTTCGGACAGAATCAGATAGCCCAGTATAACCGCAATTACGGGAGTGATATAAGTAATCTGCGAGACTTTGATAGCCGGAATCTTTTTGAGAAGATAGTAATAACCGAGGAAAGCGATAACGGTGCCAAAGATTGCCAGATAGATAAGAGCGCCAATCGATTTACCCGTTACCTTAAACTCCGCAATAGGCTCCAATATTGCCGCCAGAGAAATAATGATGACCGCCCCCAGCGACATCTGAACTGCCGACATCACAAAGATATCTTCCTCCTGCAGGCGCGAGCGGATATAAACGGTGCCGTAAGCTGAAGCGATGGCGCCAAAGGCGGCAAGAGCGGTACCAAAGAATACAAAGCGCGAAGTCACCAGGGAATCGTAGAAAACAACCAGAATTCCCAGAAATCCCACTGTCAGACCGAGCCAGCCGCGGGATGTCAATTTTTCTTCCTGAAGCATGAAGATGGAAAAGAGGGCAATGAGAAAAGGAAAACTGGCGAAGATGACCGCGGTCAGCGACGACGAAATATGAACTTCGGCCGCATACACCAGCGAGTAACTCAAACCGTACATGAAGATTCCGGGGAAGGCGATTTTCCAGAGATGCTTTCGGTCAGTAGGATAGGTGACATTGCGGATGCGATTTATGACAAGGATAATGAGGGCGGCAATTACAAAACGAAATCCGGCCGACCAGAGCGGCGGCGAATCCTGCAAGCCGATTTTGATAGCCAGCCAGGTCGAACCCCATATCAGACAGAGCAGACCGAATATGAAATAGGTCATAGTGAGCGGGAATAAATCGTTTTGAGACCGGCTTGTCAATCGGATTGCGGCTAACACCCAGTGAGCGTTATATGATATTGAAGTCCTCCAATTGAAGATTATTTATCAGGCTGCCCCGCGAACCAAAAGAAAATCCCCCGCGAATTACATATGTCCACCCGCGGGGGAGTAAATCTATGACCGAGAGGGTTACGGTTGTTGTCGGAGCAACTCCGACTGTCCCAGAATCTGCTGCACCAGGGGGTCGCCGCGGTTCATTTTGTACTCGGCATGCATCTGGGTGGCGCGCAGAATATCACTGGTGCGCCGGGTCTCGAACAGCACCTGCATCAGTTTTCGATAGGCATGGGAACTGTTGGGATTGGCATTAAAGGACTGCCAGAGTAGCGCCAGACCGCCGTCAGTATCCCCCCGGTAATATTTTGCCAGCCCCAAGTCCTGCATATAGAAGAGACTGGAGGGGTTGTGGCGATAGAGTACGGCCAGAGTGCTTTCCATACTTGCCATGACCGAATCAGCCTTTGCCGTATCGCCGTCCTTGCGATAGAAATCGGAAAGCGACATATATGCCTGGAAGAACTCCGGATACTTGTCTATGATGAAATGAAGAATTTCATTGGCTCGGGCGTTCTGCCCGGTGCGACGGAAATCATCGGCCAGGCGCAGGGCATTAAATCCGATAGAGAGCATGACGCCCGATTCATTTTCATCCCGATAAATGGTGGGGTCATTCAGGCCGTCATAGCGGTAAACCTGGGTGAAGAGTTCGTACCCTTTTTCGGAGTTAATCTTCTTTTCCGGCGGGGCAGGGGCAAGTTCATAAATGACGCCGGTGGCGACCGCCAGGTCGCGAAGCCGCAGCGGCGATTCGGCGTATGGCTCCGAGGTGAAACAGACAGGATATTTCCAGCTGTTAGTCATAACTACTTCGTCCACCATCATATCCTGCAGCTTGACAATGCGTCCTTCGAAAGGGGTCGGCACCAGATAGGTCCGCCGTTTACGAGGACGGTCGAAAAAGGACTCTTTCGGCCTCTGAAGTTCCCGACCTTCAAAAGTGAAAGGATGCCAGATAATCTGGTCTTCGGTCAAAGAGATCGGGACTCCGTACTGGCTTTTCATCTGCCAGACATACCAGTCAGTATTAAAAAGGGAGAGATTAACAACCCGGACGTCTTTGCGGACTTCATAAACTTCCTGTAAACACCAGAGGGGGAAGGTATCATTGTCGCCGGAGGTGAAAAGGATGGCATCCGGTTTGCAGCTCTGAAGGATATTGTAAGCGTAAATGTAAGGGTAATAGTTCCGGGAGCGGTCATTGGTGAAATAGTTGTCGGAAAGCGCCAGCGACGGAAGGAAGACCAGCAGCGACGCCGTTATCATTGCCGGTTTCTGCAGGGAGGCGAATTTCTCTTCGGTTTTCTTGCGAATAAACTCCATAACCGCGGCAACTCCCAGGCCGAGAGCCATCCCAAAGAAGATGAAAGCCGGGGTGAAAAAGTAGTCTCGGTTACGGACTTCCAGATAGGCATCGCCGGTAACTTCGTTATATTTGGTGCCATCGGCAAAATTCATATATAAGACCAGCCCGACCGAAGCAAGGAGAAGCAAGGTCAGAAAAGGCAGACCTATCTCGAGTTTCCGTCGAGCGGTAAGCCCCACGCCATACAAGCCCAGCAGAAAGAGTATCAAAAATATCTTGGGACTGGCATATTGCTCCTCGAAATAACTCCAGAATCCCATATTGGCGTGATGACCGAGCTGGTTCTCCCAGGTGCCGCGGCGCTGAAACATCCTCTCCACCATCGACGTCTGGCCGTACTGCTTCCGCTCCAGATAATTGACGAAGGTGGTAAAATCGCGTGAGGGGTTATTTTCGTTTATCCGGGGGTTCTGCGCCGAGCGGATAGGAATGAAGAGATGAAAAGAGAAGCCAATTACGGCCATAAGTAAGACGATAAGAGCGGTTTTCCAGTCGGACTCGCGCGCCAGAAAAGCCAGAAGCAAAATCACCAGCGCCCCGCCGATAATGCCGGCAAGGAACCAGTAAAAGCCAACCATTATCATGGAAAAAGCGCCAATTCCGATTAGAACCGGCCAGTTGATATGCTTATAAACAAAGAAGGCTGTGCCCAGCAGAATCAGCACGGAAAGGAAGAGAAACGCCTGATAACCGCCGCTGCGGTTGGAGAGCATAATGATAGCCAGCAACTCGGCGACGAAGAAGGCGCAGATGGCGGTCCAGGCTCGCGGGGGAGCGTCCTTGCGCAATATGAAAAATATCGCCGCTACCGGAAGAATTAAGAACGTGGTTAAATGAACTGCCACTCCCAGCATTGCCAGATAACAGACCAGGACAATGATACGCTCGGCCCGGGGGGTTCCCCGGCTTTCGAAGAACACCAGCATCAACCAGAAAATCATCAGTGTCAACATCATCGATAAGCCGTACACTTCCGCTTCGACCGAATTGGACCAGTGAGTAGCGGAGAAAGCCAGAAAGAATGCTCCCACCAAGCCGCCGATATAGGCGATGACTTTTTTCCAGCCGATGAATTCTTCATCGCTGTACCAATACCGGATAACACGGACAACCGAAAGATAAGCAAACATGGCGGTAACCGCCGAGGAGATGACAGAAAGCATATTGACGCGGAAACAGATATCGGAGGCAATCGGCAGAGCCGAGAAAAATCGTCCCAGGACAACAAAGAGCGGCGACCCGGGGGGATGGGGAATGCCGAGAATATAGGCGCTGGCGATGAATTCGCCGCAATCCCAGAACGAAAGGGTGGGGGCTACGGTCATACGATAGATGATGAAAGTGAAGAGGAGAACAAAGGCGGCAAGGACGGCGTTAATTCTGTCGAATTTATCTTTGGCAAAAGGCATTAATAGGTCCAAGATTCCTCCTAAAGATTAGTTGCCACGCATCCGATAATCATACAAGGATTTAATCATGGCAAATCCCGGCAAATTTGGCACAAATATAAGCAGAATAGGACAATTAACAACAAAAATCTAATCGATTATACACGAGGCATGCTGGAGGTTTCATGTTTATTTGGTGCACCATACTGTTTCTTCTGGGAATAGCCGCTTTCCTCGATTCGCTTTTCAACTACGGCGAAATATTCCGTCAGATTAACTCAGTCTGTTTCATGCTGATATCCCTGGCGCTCCTGGTTCGCACCACGACCAAGATGAAAGCCAGAAAGGTGGAAAAGTATGAGCAGCGGATTGAAGGACTGGAATTGGAATTGCGTTCTCTGAAGAACGAGAGCGCCAAGATTCCCTCCGAATACTGAGAGGAATTATCCCGGGACGCGATAACCTTCCAGAATCTGCAATTTCTCCCGCACCTCTCCAGTGAACGGATAGGAACTATATTTTTCCAGTATCAGGCGATAGAGTTCGGCCGCCTCGCCGCGTCGCTCGGACTGAGCGAATAAGATATCCCCTTTGAGTTTAAGGCAGTAGGGATAGAAATAATTATCAGCGTAGAATTTTTCGATTTCCCCAATTACCCCCAGCGCTTCCTCGGAGCGTTCCCTGGCGATATAAAAGGAAGCCAGACGGTATGCGGTTAAGCCGAGCATGGAGGAGTTTCCCGCCGCCAGAATCGCCTTGTACCTGGCTTCGACCGAGTCCGGCATCAGGCGGGCGTCAAAATACTGGGCTTGCGAATAAAGGTCGAGCAGTTCGGGGCTGGCCATCACCGCTTCACTTATTACCAGGGTATTGATAATAGCATCGTTGAAATAAAAACCGCGCGGATAATCTGCCATCAGTTTCCGGAAAGCGATATCGGCGTTTTCATATTCTTTATTATAGAATTGTATCATCGCCAGGGAGTAATCGATATATTCACGGTTCTCGATATTC contains:
- a CDS encoding EamA family transporter — protein: MTYFIFGLLCLIWGSTWLAIKIGLQDSPPLWSAGFRFVIAALIILVINRIRNVTYPTDRKHLWKIAFPGIFMYGLSYSLVYAAEVHISSSLTAVIFASFPFLIALFSIFMLQEEKLTSRGWLGLTVGFLGILVVFYDSLVTSRFVFFGTALAAFGAIASAYGTVYIRSRLQEEDIFVMSAVQMSLGAVIIISLAAILEPIAEFKVTGKSIGALIYLAIFGTVIAFLGYYYLLKKIPAIKVSQITYITPVIAVILGYLILSERFTLSAALGAILVLFGVMLVVRR
- a CDS encoding DUF2723 domain-containing protein; this encodes MDLLMPFAKDKFDRINAVLAAFVLLFTFIIYRMTVAPTLSFWDCGEFIASAYILGIPHPPGSPLFVVLGRFFSALPIASDICFRVNMLSVISSAVTAMFAYLSVVRVIRYWYSDEEFIGWKKVIAYIGGLVGAFFLAFSATHWSNSVEAEVYGLSMMLTLMIFWLMLVFFESRGTPRAERIIVLVCYLAMLGVAVHLTTFLILPVAAIFFILRKDAPPRAWTAICAFFVAELLAIIMLSNRSGGYQAFLFLSVLILLGTAFFVYKHINWPVLIGIGAFSMIMVGFYWFLAGIIGGALVILLLAFLARESDWKTALIVLLMAVIGFSFHLFIPIRSAQNPRINENNPSRDFTTFVNYLERKQYGQTSMVERMFQRRGTWENQLGHHANMGFWSYFEEQYASPKIFLILFLLGLYGVGLTARRKLEIGLPFLTLLLLASVGLVLYMNFADGTKYNEVTGDAYLEVRNRDYFFTPAFIFFGMALGLGVAAVMEFIRKKTEEKFASLQKPAMITASLLVFLPSLALSDNYFTNDRSRNYYPYIYAYNILQSCKPDAILFTSGDNDTFPLWCLQEVYEVRKDVRVVNLSLFNTDWYVWQMKSQYGVPISLTEDQIIWHPFTFEGRELQRPKESFFDRPRKRRTYLVPTPFEGRIVKLQDMMVDEVVMTNSWKYPVCFTSEPYAESPLRLRDLAVATGVIYELAPAPPEKKINSEKGYELFTQVYRYDGLNDPTIYRDENESGVMLSIGFNALRLADDFRRTGQNARANEILHFIIDKYPEFFQAYMSLSDFYRKDGDTAKADSVMASMESTLAVLYRHNPSSLFYMQDLGLAKYYRGDTDGGLALLWQSFNANPNSSHAYRKLMQVLFETRRTSDILRATQMHAEYKMNRGDPLVQQILGQSELLRQQP
- a CDS encoding phage integrase N-terminal domain-containing protein; this translates as MFIWCTILFLLGIAAFLDSLFNYGEIFRQINSVCFMLISLALLVRTTTKMKARKVEKYEQRIEGLELELRSLKNESAKIPSEY